A portion of the Pseudomonas sp. PSE14 genome contains these proteins:
- a CDS encoding ABC transporter permease, with amino-acid sequence MTPQGTYLSAMPKGVKKPQLPRPQVGRWLSWAALALSALFLLLPILVIVPLSFGNQRYLAFPDGGWSLRHYATLFDGAWLVSILQSLGLALVVGALSTALAFLFATGIWLQRRYRTLLTAIVLLPMIVPQVVSAMSIYYLDARLGVLDSLLGVGFGHLLMALPYSVIALLVAYARLDQSLYKASRSLGAGLWPTLWNVLLPNVRGGVAGGFFMGFVMSWEEVVVTLFTSGLNVVTLPKRIWDGLRYNLDPAIAAVSTLMIVLTLVVMLVRLYLARQQPPS; translated from the coding sequence GTGACTCCGCAGGGAACCTATCTCTCCGCCATGCCCAAGGGCGTGAAAAAGCCGCAACTCCCACGCCCGCAGGTCGGCCGCTGGCTGTCCTGGGCCGCCCTGGCGCTGTCCGCGCTGTTCCTGCTGCTGCCGATCCTGGTGATCGTGCCGCTGTCGTTCGGCAACCAGCGCTACCTGGCCTTCCCGGACGGCGGCTGGTCGCTGCGCCATTACGCGACGCTGTTCGATGGCGCCTGGCTGGTGTCGATCCTGCAGAGCCTCGGCCTGGCGCTGGTGGTCGGCGCGTTGTCTACGGCGCTGGCCTTCCTGTTCGCCACCGGCATCTGGCTGCAGCGCCGGTACCGCACCTTGCTGACCGCCATCGTGCTGTTGCCGATGATCGTCCCGCAGGTGGTCTCGGCCATGTCGATCTACTACCTCGATGCACGCCTGGGGGTGCTCGACAGCCTGCTGGGCGTGGGCTTCGGCCATCTGCTGATGGCGCTGCCGTACTCGGTGATCGCCCTGCTGGTGGCCTACGCACGGCTCGACCAGAGCCTGTACAAGGCCTCGCGTTCCCTCGGCGCCGGGCTCTGGCCGACGCTGTGGAACGTGCTGCTGCCCAATGTGCGCGGTGGCGTCGCCGGCGGTTTCTTCATGGGCTTTGTGATGAGCTGGGAAGAGGTGGTGGTGACGCTGTTCACCAGCGGCCTGAACGTGGTGACGTTGCCCAAGCGTATCTGGGACGGCCTGCGCTACAACCTCGACCCGGCGATTGCCGCCGTGTCCACCCTGATGATCGTCCTCACCCTGGTGGTGATGCTGGTGCGCCTGTACCTGGCGCGCCAGCAACCACCCAGCTGA